In Trifolium pratense cultivar HEN17-A07 linkage group LG7, ARS_RC_1.1, whole genome shotgun sequence, a genomic segment contains:
- the LOC123897614 gene encoding F-box/kelch-repeat protein At3g06240-like codes for MDMMKMLYLPHELIIQILLRLPVKSLIRFKCVCKSWFSIISDTHFANSHFEVTAATHTHSHRALFISRALPYETRSIDLELSIDDDSAFASLNPINFMRSEPFIDIIGSCRGFILLFCYPSFYIWNPSTGLHKHIPLSRIRVNLNHFYGFGYDQSTDDYLMVSLSSDTISSYLEFFSFRANTWKQIDEVTHIHYSSATNDDCEAGSLFNGVIHWFAYRRDLEIDVIVAFDLMERKLLDMHLPDQFDHDLRNCGLWVFREFLSLWARNYDNDTIEIWVMKEYKLHSSWTKTHVLPIDAIPAGFHFPLSSTKSSDIVATDGFTGFVKYNDEGQLLGHHSYFNQTYGSRVVMYTESLLSLPGDNLQA; via the coding sequence ATGGACATGATGAAGATGTTgtatcttcctcatgaattGATCATCCAAATCCTTCTAAGATTACCAGTGAAGTCTCTTATACGCTTCAAATGTGTTTGTAAGTCTTGGTTTTCTATAATCTCTGATACCcattttgcaaattcacattTTGAAGTTACCGCTGCAACACACACTCATAGTCATAGAGCTTTGTTCATATCACGTGCGTTACCTTATGAAACTCGATCTATAGATTTAGAACTATCAATTGACGATGATAGCGCTTTTGCTTCACTTAACCCCATTAATTTTATGCGCTCCGAACCTTTTATTGATATTATAGGTTCATGTAGAGGATTTATACTTCTGTTTTGTTATCCAAGCTTCTATATATGGAATCCATCCACTGGACTTCACAAACATATACCTTTGTCTCGTATTAGGGTCAATTTAAATCACTTCTATGGTTTTGGGTATGATCAATCAACAGATGATTACTTGATGGTTTCATTGTCATCTGATACAATCTCATCATACTTGGAGTTTTTCTCATTCAGAGCTAATACTTGGAAACAAATCGACGAGGTTACTCATATTCACTATTCGAGTGCCACCAACGATGATTGCGAAGCAGGGTCACTCTTTAATGGGGTTATTCATTGGTTTGCTTACCGTCGTGATTTAGAAATAGATGTTATTGTTGCCTTTGATTTAATGGAAAGGAAACTCTTAGATATGCATTTGCCAGATCAGTTTGACCATGACCTTCGCAATTGTGGTTTGTGGGTATTTCGAGAATTTCTTAGTCTATGGGCTAGGAATTATGATAATGATACAATTGAAATATGGGTGATGAAAGAATACAAACTGCATTCCTCTTGGACAAAGACTCATGTTCTTCCTATTGATGCCATTCCCGCTGGTTTCCATTTCCCTTTAAGCTCTACAAAAAGCAGTGATATTGTTGCAACAGATGGTTTTACTGGATTTGTGAAGTATAATGATGAAGGACAGTTATTAGGGCATCACTCCTACTTTAACCAGACATATGGATCCCGTGTGGTCATGTATACAGAGTCTTTGCTTTCACTCCCCGGGGACAATCTACAAGCTTAA